ttttgttttttttttccaatgtgaaatcagcattgtctgtagttttcggtcttttccaacagtgctcgaggaaacgatgaggcacttttttttttttttcaaatgtgagattctgaggtataaaccccctagaggaccacaaaaagacttggaagtggtccttgttctctaataaacttatttatatgtatgaaaaattcataaatcattccaaagtctaaaataattgaaaaatctaaaaaaaaaaaaaaaatctgacaaatcacagaaattgaggagggaggggacgagaaccaaaacattaattttatacggcctaattaaaaaaaagctatttttctcaaaaagtggatgcaaggggttttgcaacatTATATTTAAGCTAATATTAGAATTCAATGAGAAGGCAGTTTCGATGGCAACGGGCAttatattcatcatgttcatattttGAGCACATTTTCTAAGTAAAATTTAGCGAAATTCCCAGTATTTGGCAAAAGTGGGTGTAAatggctgttgccatggaaactgccttttCTTTGAATTCAACGAAAAGCTTAAAATTGCCTTGTATCAATAATATAAGGTGTAGGCCTAATTCAACTTTTGTAATGtaagaaattgctcaaaatgatgAAAAGggtcattttttggccaaaatgccccaaatcactaaaaacatgcatttgtcataaaatttgtattatatcgcgaattatttgatatcaggacattcagaatgcaattgtctgatgtgctctcatgttccacaaaacatactgtgcaaacgttactatccgTTCCCTAAAGAGGAGGGCCGGCTCCATgacaaaaggaaatattgaagATTTTGACTTTTTTTGATTCTCAATATTTCATATTGATTGGGACTTTGGTGTTATAGGGATTATAACAGTTTATattgcagcaaacacaaaacggtttacagaaaacgtgtaaatgtcaagttatataaatagctacagcgtatgaaggatataaaacattaaaaaagacGTTTTTGAAAACTTCCATACAAAACATactaacaaaatgtttttttttttttttcaacataaaaataaacaaaatgttttattttcataaacttaagttgaaaaaaatacatgtttacaAGACATATTCGCCTTTCTGACGAACACGTGACAACAAACAAAGACCCTGTTCTTTATATCCAATTTACAAAATATATGTTTACATCCGGGTGTTGGCTTGCTGTCACGTGATTTGTACAATATacttgatataaaacaaaaagaaataattCAGAATTTTGATATAATGGAAGTTATTTTAAAGTCACTTTTGTattcaaatctttgttttcatttttgatttgttcgtgaacatttttggtttgttTCAGGATATAACTGTCAAACAAATGGGGGGCAAAACTAATCGAaatcattatttttaaaattattttcctgGTTAAATATTTTCGGGGTTATACACAAAACAGTTTTGGTTTCAGACGATTGaaagtttgattgattgattgagttttTAATTGTGTATAACTTGAAATCACTATCTTGTTTCTTTGCCCGGTAAGTGAAATACCTTGGGCAGCTGCTAATGGTGTTCAGGTATTTTTAAAGTTCAGTCTTATTATCCGGTTTaatattcttcttctccttcaccTTCGCCTTCACCCTCAATGGAGTCGACACCAACCTCTTCATAATCCTTCTCAAGGGCAGCCAAATCTTCACGAGCCTCAGAGAACTCACCCTCTTCCATACCCTCACCGACGTACCAATGAACAAAAGCACGCTTGGCGTACATCAGATCAAACTTGTGATCCAGACGAGCCCAGGCTTCGGCGATGGCGGTGGTGTTACTCAACATGCAGACGGCACGCTGGACCTTAGCCAGATCACCACCTGGTACAACGGTTGGTGGCTGGTAGTTGATGCCTACTTTGAAGCCAGTTGGACACCAGTCGACGAATTGAATGGTACGCTTGGTCTTGATGGTAGCGATAGCTGCGTTGACATCTTTGGGGACAACGTCACCACGGTACAACAGACAGCAGGCCATGTACTTGCCATGACGAGGATCACATTTTACCATCTGGTTGGCTGGCTCGAAACAGGCATTGGTGATTTCAGCAACAGTCAGCTGTTCATGGTAGGCCTTCTCTGCAGAGATGACAGGGGCGTATGTGGCCAGAGGGAAATGAATACGTGGGTAGGGCACCAAGTTGGTCTGGAACTCAGTAAGATCGACATTAAGGGCACCATCGAAGCGAAGAGATGCAGTGATGGAAGACACAATTTGACCAATCAGACGATTGAGGTTAGTGTAGGTTGGGCGTTCAATGTCCAAGTTACGACGGCAAATATCGTAGATAGCTTCGTTGTCAACCATGAAAGCACAGTCAGAGTGCTCGAGGGTGGTGTGGGTAGTGAGGATGGAGTTGTATGGCTCAACAACGGCGGTTGAAATCTGAGGGGCTGGGTAGACGGCAAACTCGAGCTTGGATTTCTTGCCGTAATCTACGGAGAGACGTTCCATAAGGAGAGATGTGAAGCCAGACCCAGTGCCACCACCGAAGCTGTGGAAGATGAGGAAGCCTTGAAGACCTGTGCATTGATCAGCCTGTAAAaattaaaaagcaaagaaaagttaATTTCAAAATGATCTTATAAAGTTATTTCatattttaattataataaattctTAACCAAACCAAATATCGATTTAAGTATTTATTTAAGTTGATGATAGAATTGTAAATTCTAAGAAATCATGACATCGTTATTGCAAGAAGATCACATATAGCTGCCAAGCGTCATTATCATTTACATGTGTACAGTACAGAATGCAGAAAATGTCAACTTTCCATAAGGCagatattgctgatatcaacccCTTAAAGTGTTGATACCTATTCAGTCTGGAATCAACCTTTTCGCGGTTTTTACTTTATGATTCATGTATGTTATTTAGCTTTATTTTACTGctcatcttttttttaaaaccctgacgagaaacatgttttatttgtaCTCGGCCTTTTTAAGAAATAAACATCACTTACTAATTTCCTAGTTCTATCAAGAACCAAGTCGATCAGCTCCTTGCCGACTGTGTAGTGACCACGAGCATAGTTGTTGGCGGCATCTTCTTTGCCGGTGATCAGTTGCTCAGGGTGGAAGAGCTGACGGTAGGTACCGGTACGGACCTCAtctgtttaaaaaaaagtggtaGTCATGATTTAATGATCAGACTTACTACTGTTCATATTTACTGTGTCTTTTATAATAAAATCGCCAGCATTACcaatgatatcatcatcatccagAGGCGGTAAccattataccgtaaaacctcgtcttcaCGCattatatagagtgtttttgatgacagCTTAATTAATCCAGGCGCTCTACATAAACCAAATCATAACATTattgagtttgagcaaataaattaccgaaactaaattgccaaaatatgcgaTGAGCTTCTTCCCTTTCGCCTGTTTACGTTAAAAATTCTGGAAAACATTTTGGTGCCGCTTTTTTTTTCGATTCGCTGAATACTGAATGAGCACCCTACTAAAAAAAATTTGAGGTCACCTCAataattcagaattcaattctACAAACAATATCTTCATCGTTACATTCAAAAGTTTATGCCACCACACCGAAAACCTGACCCAGTCATCATCAACAACAGCAGTAGAGCATGAGCAATAAACATTATGAATCACATGATAAAAAGGATAACTTACCGACAACAGTGGGCTCCAAGTCTACGAACACAGCTCTTGGGACGTGTTTTCCTGCTCCAGTTTCACTGAAGAAAGTATTGAAGGAATCATCACCTCCTCCAATGGTCTTATCACTGGGCATCTGACCATCAGGCTGGATACCATGCTCCAAACAGTACAACTCCCAGCAGGCATTGCCCATCTGAACACCGGCTTGTCCGACATGGATAGAGATACATTCACGCTGAAATGACcaaaatttaatcaaattaatttgGTTTATCATTTTAATACTTTTGATTTATAGAATTCTTTAGAGTGGACTACTTACAATTTAATTCTAAATGATAGGAAGTCTAATTTTTAAATAATGAACATCAGATGCATGTTTATTCAAAATAGTCTTTCCGAAACCATCTGATCCAATTTGGTATTATAAATTTCTAATGCACTCTGACATCTGCGACATATATcgcagcaccaggatttttttccttACAAACtattttattaaatgttttattaaaattaaaaaaaccattttaatcTCACAaattaaatatgtacaatattttaataataacatGACAGGGTTCCTTGCTGACAATGCATTGTGAATTTGTATTGCCAAAATGACTTATTTCACAAAGCAGTGAAAATTGCATTGCATTAAACATTATCGTTTGAAATATATAATGATTATGCAATTTATCAAAACATGAAATGTACATGTGTAAATATGATAGTATTGAAGATAttatgaaaaaggaaaaaaatattttagtaaTATCATCATATCGTATCGATGATATTCACGACAAAATTATCTATAGGGCATATAGACAGCGCGAAACAGTGGTTAGGCCCTACACATACATACAGATAAATGACCGGATAAATGACCACTTACAGAATAAAAATCACatacaaaaataaaacatgtaaaatctgATTATAACTTACCATTTTGATAGGTTTGGTTTTCTTCTACGGTTGTTGTGAAACAAAGATTAAGACTTCTACGTCTTTGGTTATTTCAAATAGTCTTCTTTCCGTTGCCCAAGTACAATGGTTAGGATCAGAAAAGATACTGTGACCGTTACTAACACATACTGGCTTTTATACCTGTTATACATGCAataattgattggttgatttgGTTCCATGGCTACCAAGTGAGACAACATCTTACACACGACATCTTATCTTCAATGTTTAAGTTACAGCAATGGATTGTTGTAATTTGCCTCTGGGTAGTGTGTTATAGAAAGCACTGCCCCCTACGATATGTTGACCGTTGTTATGAATGGCAGTATTGAAAAGGATTTTGTTTACCGTAACAACCAAGATTTCCTATTCAGGCATGGATAACCaggaatgaaaaaaaataatacccTGCCCACAAATTAATGTTTATTCCCATGCGATATTGTCCGCTCATCTtagacctacatgtatatttctgtgtgttttttattgtttttgtttaaaggagtattttgtgatcctctttttatgatatttttcagtagatatccacgaaagaagcttattcccaaaatttcagttgattacgattttgcgtttgcgagttgactattacactgcttcataggccactgttgtaattcaaatttgacgatcattaattttttgctaaacgaattaatttgcaagaaattttttgtacataaacattatgtagccctgagacgaatatacctagtagCCAGAagattccagtggtataaaaatctaaactagttttgagaaaagtggagggatgaggctgtggatcacgaaatgcccttttaatattttgtattttgttaactTATTTGTAGATGTGAACACACCATCGGGTAGTGAGTGTCACGGTTATGTAATAGCGATTGTTCAAATATATGATAACAAATAGTAATATTGATGTCGTATGTACAGAGATACCTGTTGATAAGCATGAAAAACATGGGTCCCCGTGCATGTAAAACATTTTACTCCGGGTATTTAGACCCAGTGTGACCAATTGAATTTTGGGCATAAAATCACAAAGATGTTTTTGAAAACGCTACAAAAAGGTCACAAACGTGTTTTGGGGTCGAGTTAgtcaaaacgttttttaaaataacatttagaTGTCAAGTTATGTACAGACATGtcatgaacacattttaaaaacgttttataatgaataaacacGACATCccgatttttaaaatgtttttgagaaATATATTGACAACACTTGAACAACATTATGTTGAATATTTTGCAGCAAATTGTCAAaactgtttttcaatgttattaaaatgttccaTACCTTTACAATTTAGTCTcagatttaaggtggtactgcaccccttgcatttttctcaaaaaataataacacactggtaacaaaagttatgtacactATATGGGTaatgaatccagttactacactggaatttcagtgactcaagacaagcggtacgtaatttatgataagaaaagaggtaccgctagaatgtacctcatttcttaacataggcctataataataaaccccttgtcttgaatcactgaaatttccgtgaagtaattggattccttgcccctataatatacataactttagttaCCAGTGTGAAGTtgctttttaagaaaaatgcaaaattagtcacaaaatttatcagggggtatagtaccaccttgAACTTTTTTGTGAAACGTGCTGTGTTTGCTTGGTTACGGTGTTGCATATTATTATTTTGCGACAAAATTTTAACTTTCTGAAATACTATATTATGAGGTTGTTTGGTTTTACGAAATTCATCAGGACATCTCAAAATTTGCAATCATAGACATACATCCCAATATATTCAGAAAAACTGTACCGTgaatttttgaagaaaagtagCCTATAATCGAAAAGAAAATAAGAGATCAGATTcgattttggggggggggtgttttttgttttgttttttgttttgttttaaaggaTGTATTCTCTCGTTGATTTTTCATAGACattatcatcatttttttttttttcggtgaaTCGAAATCCAAGCAGTTGATAATATAAATGGACACAAATTGTGAGTCAGTCGTAATAATTGAAACTGGACATTGAGGACATGCCCTTTAAAAAGTCGATTCCAACCATTTTAACACAAATAAAGCATAACTTCACCTGCATGTCTCAtaataatattgatcattttCTTCAAAGTGTATGGAACGCCATGTTGATCGATTGAGTTGCCatataatgttgatatgttaCCACAAGCTATCTTTTCAGACGGGTATTGAAACCTCAAAGTTACCAAACCTTTGAGTAAGGACGGTCCTTATTCAGTCTTAATAAAGAGGGAGACAAGAGCAAAATCTTTAAAGAGTGATCTGAGGGACCACTCGCCAAAGAGTGAAAATTTCAATTCGATGTTACATGGTGTGTTACACAATAACGCGTTCAAGTCATGTgttaataaataagtaaaaatgCAATGCCTATGTTATAATGTTATTACATTGGTTATATTATCGTGTTCATGTgttaaaaaattcagaatttaaCAGGAGTGTTACGTTAATAAAGTGTTAACATTTTATTAGCAATGATAGTTTGTTAAAACATAAGCACGTTAAAAATTGTGTTcatcaatgtacatgtattaatagCACAATAACATATGTTACAAATTTAACATAGGCGTGTGTTCATAACATACATCTGGCgttcaattaagggggtactacacccctcaataaatgtgtgtctatttttgcatgtttctcaaaaactaataacacagtggtaacaaaagttatgtatattataggggcaaggaatccaattactacactggaatttcagtgacccaagacaagccgttctatatttatgataagaaataaggtaccgctaggatgtaccttacTTCCTagcatatatactgaaccgcttgtcttgagtcactgaaatttcagtgtagtaattggattccctgccccaataatatacataactttttttttaccagtgtgttattatttttgagaaaatgcaaaaatagtcacaaatttaccacaagggtgtagtacccccttaagtgttcAAATTGGTGTGTAATTGTTAACATTGGTGCACATTAGTGTTTATTGAAGGTGTATTTTGTGATCCCagaatcctctttttatgacatttttcagttgatatccacgaaaaaagcttattcccaaaatttcagttgattttgtaTGCATGATCTGCTCCATAGATTATGTGCTAcatgtaatttcgttctgatgtaccacgatatttttgctaaacgaattaatctgcaagaaattttttgtacagaaACATCATGTaagcagaggtttccagtggtatgaaactctcaacttttttgagaaaagtgggggatgatgctgtggatcacgaaatgtccttttaagtGTTATTCAGATGCAGTGATATAAACATTCGTTTTTTGCAGTGTGGACAAGACTGCTATGTTATTGCTGATAAACATACATCAGTGAAGAGTCCAGGCATAATTAACCATGCAGTATGTACTATTTTATTTTGCAATCACTAACATGACATACAATAAATACTATTAGCACCACTCTTAGTGACTTTGTTCGCTTTTGCTCCTTGTTTTTCGGAATGTGAATGAATCGAATTTACAACtttaatacaacaacaacaaaaaaccagtGATGCTCGGCTTTGGCATTTGTGCTATATTATGACAATTCTGAACATTTGCTAAAAGAACATGTCCTCTACGACGTTCTTGAAAGAGCAAGCTGTGCCCATGACGTTAAGTTCAATTATTTTGAACAAACTTGGAAGAATAGTGAACTTTTCTATTAAGAAGTATATAATGCATACTTATTTTCAACATAAGAATAAGACTGGAGAATTCTAGTATGTAAATCTGTAAATACTTAATACTGTTTCTTGAAATTAACACCAACACTTTAGTGAATAAAACATCTTGAATCTTAAAGGTTATACTGTTTCAAAGGTATCTAGCCGGTATACCAATCGGCTGAATTCTTTTCTtgctaaaacattttaaaacatattgaAATAGTATTTGCATAGCTGCCGTCTACAGATAAACTTTCATTATTTCAGATACATCCAACATAATTTATTAATTACAGAGCAAATTATACGATTTTAAAAGATTTGCCAATACCGCCCTGATAGGGTTGCAAAAAAATCAACCCGAATCGCGGTCAAATCATGGGGAAGTtgcccatttttttaaatataattattgatttttatgcgacagaaaattgtcaaaagtcgcgagcaaaatcttcaaaagttgccccGGCGTAAGGAGTATTGACAGATCTGAAAATCTCAATAATGTTTAACAAAATTACTGCCTGATTTTTGCATTTCAGCTTCCTCTGAGCAAACAATTCCAGtcgtttttaaattattttttacaattaTATCATGCATACAAAATACGTAAAGATCAAAACAATAATTTGGAATAAAGCAAAGAGATCTTTTAAGAAAATGTCTACTGATTTAATATTCCTCTCCAACATCATCTTCGTCGTCGTTGGGATCAACAGAATCAACTGCAACCTCTTCATAATCCTTCTCAAGGGCAGCCAGATCTTCACGAGCCTCAGAGAACTCACCCTCTTCCATACCCTCACCGACGTACCAATGGACGAAAGCACGCTTGGCGTACATCAGATCAAACTTGTGATCCAGCCGACCCCACGCCTCAGCGATGGCAGTGGTGTTGCTCAACATGCAGACAGCACGCTGCACCTTAGCCAGATCACCACCTGGTACAACGGTTGGTGGCTGGTAGTTGATACCTACTTTGAAGCCGGTTGGACACCAGTCAACGAATTGGATGGTACGTTTGGTCTTGATTGAAGCGATTGCAGTATTGACATCCTTTGGAACGACATCACCGCGAAACAACAGACAGCAGGCCATGTACTTGCCATGACGAGGATCACATTTTACCATCTGGTTGGCTGGCTCAAAGCAAGCCGATGTTATCTCGCCAACAGTAAGCTGTTCATGATACGCCTTTTCCGCGGAAATGACGGGAGCATAGGTGGCTAATGGAAAATGAATACGCGGATAGGGTACCAAGTTGGTCTGGAACTCCGTCAGATCGACGTTCAAAGATCCATCGAATCTTAGTGAAGCCGTTATGGAAGAGACAACCTGCGCTATCAAACGGTTCAGATTGGTGTAAGATGGTCTTTCAATGTCCAGGTTGCGACGACAGATGTCATAAATGGCCTCATTGTCGACCATAAAGGAACAATCCGAATGCTCCAGTGTGGTGTGGGTGCACAGAATGGAGTTGTATGGCTCTACCACGGCAGAAGCTATTTGTGGGGCAGGATAGACGGAGAATTCTAGCTTTGACTTCTTGCCATAGTCGACTGATAGGCGTTCCATGAGTAGGGAGGTGAATCCTGAACCAGTGCCGCCACCGAAACTGTGGAAGACGAGGAAGCCCTGTAGTCCGCTGCATTGGTCAGCCTATATATGCATAAGAGAAAACAAACACAGTGGTTCTCATGTTACAAgaaatattttacttgtttccgaATTAAATATGTTAATCAATTACAAAAGTATAATATTTCCTCatgggatgtaagttttcaggcttttgtctgaattcaggcttttttgttgtccagatttacgcaatttcttttattttcagcacgTGTTAGGACCATTCTGGACATTTCCGCGCTGTTTTTCAGGCTTATTCAGGCTTTTTGACAAAAGTGTAATTTCATCCCTAGTTCCTACTTGTTTGAACCCCCGGGTTTGAACCTACACTTATCATTGTATGTTTCCAATATTATGACCTATTAATATTTTTTTGTAACTTCAGAAATTGTATATACAAGAAAGTAATACCCAAAAGGGAGTAAGAGTTTAATTCTGAAAGGGTTTGTATATGAAATAAAAGAAAGTAAGTTCTAGTATTTCTGCGAGTACGCAGCGTCAGGTTGTCAGTTATCACAGTACCGCGCATCCGGTCCCTGTttgagtggtcgagctttcgtcaaATGTGTCACTGCTTTTATCTGActctgatgaagtcagagacacgtCAGACGAAAGCTAGACCACTCAAACAGGGACCGGatgcaccggtactgtgataactgGCGGCCCGACGCTGCGTACTCGCAGAATACTAGAACTTATGAATCGAGAAAGCCTGTAGTCTACTTACGATAGAATTTCTGTACAGATGTATTTTTATGATTAGTTGTATAATTGTGTCATCTCTAATATCGTATATTATAGATATATATGCGAGATATCGTCCGATCACAATTATCATTATGTGTTGTTTTTTCTATTGCATATAGTAATACTAGCATAAAAAAGCTCCAGAGGTTTTTTTATCTGAATCATAGAAAGCTATAGAATTTAGGTCAAGGGGAATGAAACCCAACAAAACCCAATGCTTTGTACATGTAGGTTTAATTAATTTATACTTGTTAGTATACTGAAGAATGCATTTGATTTGTATCATGCCCCGACCGCAACAGCTTTCGCGTAAAGCTATTATGGTATTTACCATACCATTATcgtttttaaatcaaattataCATAAGAATACATCACCAGTATGCACATGTGATGAAAGAACGACGTTTGTTGTCAGACTGCCCAAAATGAAGgtacattttgattttgataccaGTGCGCAAAggcaattttggccccaaaacacggtgtttttgcgctaaaaaggaagatgcataaaGCAGATATTACTTAGGATTTTAGGGAGACGTCCTCCCATGGAAACATTTAGGGGCGTGCCCCttgcctacactgcaaaaacaagtgtttatatttaaacaccatattgtgtttatcagagcaacacttaataaacacataattcatgttaatggtctaacactaatgttcataaattaacacttggtgttatattacaaacactaatgtttgtaatataacaccaagtgttaatttatgaacattagtgttagaaccattaacattagtgttagaccattaacatgaattatgtgtttattaagtgttgctctgataaacacaatatggtgtttaaatataaacacttgtttttgcagtataTGCTCTTCTAGAGTCTCTGGCACTTTCCACCTGCATCATCAACGTATACCATGATTACGAGGAATTTTACGATGAAAGGCTTATGAAATACccacaatttaaaaaaaccagaatgatatttttcaatattattttatgaTTCACCCACCCCATTAGTCTGCGCAGATAAAATGTGTGAACATTTAACACGCGTGTACATGTACACTCCTAAGGGGTTAATTGTTTGCACTTTTTTCCACATTTGCATAAAATAAActgattttgtgtattttttttagaTTGGTATAGTATTAATAATAGTCATAAAAATATTACACGAGCATTACGCTGAACCATATGCACTATAAGCTTGCAGTCGTTATAATAATGATCGATTGAATTTCAAGCTTTCtgctcataatcatgataatgttgccAGTTTCAGCATTTTGTGATCGTGGTGACAAATTTCAAACCATGCCAACTGTTACTTGTaaattaacataaaatgcaaaatgtagCCTATACATTATGTGGCCTAAATCAATGTAATGTTAAAATTG
Above is a window of Amphiura filiformis chromosome 7, Afil_fr2py, whole genome shotgun sequence DNA encoding:
- the LOC140157231 gene encoding tubulin alpha-2/alpha-4 chain, coding for MRECISIHVGQAGVQMGNACWELYCLEHGIQPDGQMPSDKTIGGGDDSFNTFFSETGAGKHVPRAVFVDLEPTVVDEVRTGTYRQLFHPEQLITGKEDAANNYARGHYTVGKELIDLVLDRTRKLADQCTGLQGFLIFHSFGGGTGSGFTSLLMERLSVDYGKKSKLEFAVYPAPQISTAVVEPYNSILTTHTTLEHSDCAFMVDNEAIYDICRRNLDIERPTYTNLNRLIGQIVSSITASLRFDGALNVDLTEFQTNLVPYPRIHFPLATYAPVISAEKAYHEQLTVAEITNACFEPANQMVKCDPRHGKYMACCLLYRGDVVPKDVNAAIATIKTKRTIQFVDWCPTGFKVGINYQPPTVVPGGDLAKVQRAVCMLSNTTAIAEAWARLDHKFDLMYAKRAFVHWYVGEGMEEGEFSEAREDLAALEKDYEEVGVDSIEGEGEGEGEEEY
- the LOC140157232 gene encoding tubulin alpha-1C chain-like, with the translated sequence MRECISIHVGQAGVQIGNGCWELYCLEHGIQPDGQMPSDKSIGVADESFNTFFSETGAGKHVPRAIFVDLEPTVVDEIRTGTYRQLFHPEQLITGKEDAANNYARGHYTVGKEHIDQVLDRARKMADQCSGLQGFLVFHSFGGGTGSGFTSLLMERLSVDYGKKSKLEFSVYPAPQIASAVVEPYNSILCTHTTLEHSDCSFMVDNEAIYDICRRNLDIERPSYTNLNRLIAQVVSSITASLRFDGSLNVDLTEFQTNLVPYPRIHFPLATYAPVISAEKAYHEQLTVGEITSACFEPANQMVKCDPRHGKYMACCLLFRGDVVPKDVNTAIASIKTKRTIQFVDWCPTGFKVGINYQPPTVVPGGDLAKVQRAVCMLSNTTAIAEAWGRLDHKFDLMYAKRAFVHWYVGEGMEEGEFSEAREDLAALEKDYEEVAVDSVDPNDDEDDVGEEY